The DNA window CGACCCTTCAAAGAGCTCAAGGCTCTGGGAAATCTCATCTTAAGGCAAGTTTCCCGCTTAGATGCTTTCAGCGGTTATCTCTTCCAGACTTAGCTACCCGGCAATGCCACTGGCGTGACAACCGGTACACCAGAGGTCTGTCCACTCCGGTCCTCTCGTACTAGGAGCAGCCCCCTTCAAATTTCCAACGCCCACGGCAGATAGGGACCAAACTGTCTCACGACGTTTTAAACCCAGCTCACGTACCACTTTAAATGGCGAACAGCCATACCCTTGGGACCGGCTACAGCCCCAGGATGTGATGAGCCGACATCGAGGTGCCAAACTCCCCCGTCGATATGAACTCTTGGGAGGAATCAGCCTGTTATCCCCAGAGTACCTTTTATCCGTTGAGCGATGGCCCTTCCATACAGAACCACCGGATCACTATGTCCTACTTTCGTACCTGCTCGACTTGTCAGTCTCGCAGTTAAGCACGCTTATGCCATTGCACTATTAGCACGATGTCCGACCGTACCTAGCGTACCTTCGAACTCCTCCGTTACACTTTAGGAGGAGACCGCCCCAGTCAAACTGCCTACCATGCACTGTCCCCGACCCGGATAACGGGCCAAGGTTAGAACCTCAAATGAACCAGGGTGGTATTTCAAGGTTGGCTCCACGAGAACTGGCGTCCCCGCTTCAAAGCCTCCCACCTATCCTACACAGATTGATTCAAAGTCCAATGCAAAGCTACAGTAAAGGTTCATGGGGTCTTTCCGTCTAGCCGCGGGTAGATTGCATCATCACAAACACTTCAACTTCGCTGAGTCTCGGGAGGAGACAGTGTGGCCATCGTTACGCCATTCGTGCAGGTCGGAACTTACCCGACAAGGAATTTCGCTACCTTAGGACCGTTATAGTTACGGCCGCCGTTTACTGGGACTTCAATCAAGAGCTTGCACCCCATCATTTAATCTTCCAGCACCGGGCAGGCGTCACACCCTATACGTCCACTTTCGTGTTTGCAGAGTGCTGTGTTTTTATTAAACAGTCGCAGCCACCAGTTTATTGCAACCCGTTCACCCTACTGAAGTAAATCAGCCAAGCTACAAGGGCGTACCTTTTCCCGAAGTTACGGTACCAATTTGCCGAGTTCCTTCTCCCGAGTTCTCTCAAGCGCCTTAGAATACTCATCTCGCCCACCTGTGTCGGTTTGCGGTACGGTCTCGTATGACTGAAGCTTAGAGGCTTTTCTTGGAACCACTTCCGATTGCTTCGAGACCTAAATCTCTCGTCCCACTCCCTTGAATTACGCGCCCGGATTTGCCTAAGCGCCTTCTATGAAGCAGCAACCAACTATTCCAACAGTTGGACAACCTTCCGCGATCCGTCCCCCCATCGCATCATACGACGGTGCAGGAATATTAACCTGCTTCCCATCAGCTACGCATCTCTGCCTCGCCTTAGGGGCCGACTCACCCTGCTCCGATGAACGTTGAACAGGAAACCTTGGGCTTACGGCGTGGGGGCTTTTCACCCCCATTATCGCTACTCATGTCAGCATTCGCACTTCTGATACCTCCAGCATCCTTTACAAGACACCTTCGCAGGCTTACAGAACGCTCTCCTACCATATGCTTACGCATATCCGCAGCTTCGGTGACTGGCTTAGCCCCGTTACATCTTCCGCGCAGGACGACTCGATCAGTGAGCTATTACGCTTTCTTTAAATGATGGCTGCTTCTAAGCCAACATCCTGACTGTTTTAGCCTTCCCACTTCGTTTTCCACTTAGCCAATCTTTGGGACCTTAGCTGGCGGTCTGGGTTGTTTCCCTCTTGACGCCGGACGTTAGCACCCGACGTCTGTCTCCCAAGCTCGCACTCATCGGTATTCGGAGTTTGCAATGGTTTGGTAAGTCGCGATGACCCCCTAGCCATAACAGTGCTCTACCCCCGATGGTGATACTTGAGGCACTACCTAAATAGTTTTCGGAGAGAACCAGCTATTTCCAAGTTTGTTTAGCCTTTCACCCCTACCCACAGCTCATCCCCTAATTTTTCAACATTAGTGGGTTCGGACCTCCAGTGCGTGTTACCGCACCTTCATCCTGGCCATGAGTAGATCACTTGGTTTCGGGTCTACACCCAGCGACTATCGCCCTGTTCGGACTCGATTTCTCTACGGCTTCCCTATATGGTTAACCTTGCCACTGAATGTAAGTCGCTGACCCATTATACAAAAGGTACGCAGTCACGGAACAAGTCCGCTCCTACTGTTTGTATGCACACGGTTTCAGGATCTATTTCACTCCCCTCCCGGGGTTCTTTTCGCCTTTCCCTCACGGTACTGGTTCACTATCGGTCGATTACGAGTATTTAGCCTTGGAGGATGGTCCCCCCATATTCAGACAGGATTTCTCGTGTCCCGCCCTACTTGTCGCACGCTTAGTTCCACACATCGCATTTCACATACGGGGCTATCACCCGCTATGGCTCCTATTTCCAGAGGATTCTGTTATGCGTCATGCTAAAACGTGCAGGCTCTTCCCATTTCGCTCGCCACTACTTTGGGAATCTCGGTTGATTTATTTTCCTGCAGCTACTTAGATGTTTCAGTTCGCCGCGTTCGCTTTGCATACCTATGTATTCAGTATGCAATGACCTAAAAGGCCGGGTTTCCCCATTCGGAAATCTGCGGATCAAAGCTTGTTTGCTAGCTCCCCGCAGCTTATCGCAAGCTACTACGTCCTTCATCGCCTGTAATCGCCAAGGCATCCACCATGTGCACTTATTCACTTGTCCCTATAACGTTAGCCCCTGCGACTAAACAAGGAGCGTTTATAGGAATAAGAAGTACTACGTTGTTGCGTTTGTTGATACATACAATCATTACCCATCGCACCCACCTGTCGGTGTTTGCGATCAATAAAAATTTACTTACTTCTTCCAGATTGTTAAAGAACGTACAGCACTTGATCTCTAAAAGATCAAACATAAACATACGCCGCTTGGCGTTGCTTGCATTTGAACTTTTTGGTGGAGGATGACGGGATCGAACCGACGACCCCCTGCTTGCAAAGCAGGTGCTCTCCCAGCTGAGCTAATCCCCCTGAGATTTACTACTAGGGTAAAACTGGTAGGGCTGGTTGGACTCGAACCAACGACCCCCGCGTTATCAACACGGTGCTCTAACCAGCTGAGCTACAGCCCCAAATGCTGTTCTTTATATTTACAGTCGATAAGTGTGAACGCTTGATGAGTGAATCATTACTGATTCGTGCGACTCTAGAAAGGAGGTGATCCAGCCGCACCTTCCGATACGGCTACCTTGTTACGACTTCACCCCAGTCACGAATCCTACCGTGGTAAGCGCCCTCCTTGCGGTTAAGCTACCTACTTCTGGTAAAACCCGCTCCCATGGTGTGACGGGCGGTGTGTACAAGACCCGGGAACGTATTCACCGCGACATGCTGATCCGCGATTACTAGCGATTCCAACTTCATGCAGTCGAGTTGCAGACTACAATCCGGACTACGATACACTTTCTGCGATTAGCTCCCCCTCGCGGGTTGGCGGCGCTCTGTATGTACCATTGTATGACGTGTGAAGCCCTACCCATAAGGGCCATGAGGACTTGACGTCATCCCCACCTTCCTCCGGTTTGTCACCGGCAGTCTCATTAGAGTGCCCTTTCGTAGCAACTAATGACAAGGGTTGCGCTCGTTGCGGGACTTAACCCAACATCTCACGACACGAGCTGACGACAGCCATGCAGCACCTGTGTGATGGTTCTCTTTCGAGCACTCCCAAATCTCTCCGGGATTCCATCCATGTCAAGGGTAGGTAAGGTTTTTCGCGTTGCATCGAATTAATCCACATCATCCACCGCTTGTGCGGGTCCCCGTCAATTCCTTTGAGTTTTAATCTTGCGACCGTACTCCCCAGGCGGTCTACTTCACGCGTTAGCTGCGTTACCAAGTCAATTAAGACCCGACAACTAGTAGACATCGTTTAGGGCGTGGACTACCAGGGTATCTAATCCTGTTTGCTCCCCACGCTTTCGTGCATGAGCGTCAGTTTTGACCCAGGGGGCTGCCTTCGCCATCGGTGTTCCTCCACATATCTACGCATTTCACTGCTACACGTGGAATTCTACCCCCCTCTGCCAAACTCTAGCCTTGCAGTCTCCATTGCCATTCCCAGGTTGAGCCCGGGGATTTCACAACAGACTTACAAAACCGCCTGCGCACGCTTTACGCCCAGTAATTCCGATTAACGCTTGCACCCTACGTATTACCGCGGCTGCTGGCACGTAGTTAGCCGGTGCTTATTCTTCAGGTACCGTCATTAGATCTCTGTATTAGAAAGACCCGTTTCTTCCCTGACAAAAGAGCTTTACAACCCGAAGGCCTTCTTCACTCACGCGGCATTGCTGGATCAGGCTTGCGCCCATTGTCCAAAATTCCCCACTGCTGCCTCCCGTAGGAGTCTGGACCGTGTCTCAGTTCCAGTGTGGCTGGTCGTCCTCTCAGACCAGCTACTGATCGATGCCTTGGTAGGCTTTTACCCTACCAACTAGCTAATCAGATATCGGCCGCTCCAGGAGCATGAGGTCTTGCGATCCCCCACTTTCATCCTTAGATCGTATGCGGTATTAGCGTAACTTTCGCTACGTTATCCCCCACTCCAGGGTACGTTCCGATATATTACTCACCCGTTCGCCACTCGCCGCCAGGTTGCCCCGCGCTGCCGTTCGACTTGCATGTGTAAGGCATGCCGCCAGCGTTCAATCTGAGCCAGGATCAAACTCTTCAGTTTAATCTCTGTTACTTTTGCCGTTTTACCGGCACTCTTATTGCTAAGAGGTCGCTCACTCAAAATACTGACAGGCCACTACTTTCGTAGCGCCTATTTCATTACTTCTTGTGAACATTTGATATTTTAAGTATCGCGGAACTTGGTTACCCTTGTTCCGCGTGCACTTTCATCAAACGTCCACACTTATCGACTGTTAATTTTTAAAGAACTTTGTTTGGTGCTGCTTGCACGCTTGACAAATCGTTTTGTTCGTCAGCGAAGAAGGAAGAGTATGAATCGTTTAGACCGTTTCGTCAACCTTCTTTTTTATCCCGCTTCACTCTGCAACACCTTGTTTTGTGTGCACCGTTTTGCGAGGAGGCGAACTATAGCAAAGGCCCCTTCATCCCTGCAAGGCTTTTTTTTCGGCTGCTACAATCGCGCCTTTTTCGACACAGCGACCTGCAGCAATGACTAAGCAATCCATCAAGCGCGGCGGCTTCAGCTCCAGCTTCGGCGTTCTCGCCGCCACCCTCGGTTCCGCCGTCGGCCTCGGCAACATCTGGAAGTTCCCCTATCTAACCGGCGCCAACGGCGGCGCCGGCTTTTTGCTGGTGTACCTGCTCGCCACACTGGTCATCGGCCTGCCAGTAATGATTGCCGAAATCACCATGGGCCGCGCCGCGAAAGCCAATCCCATCACCACACTGCAACAGCTCGCACCCACCAAAATGCCCTGGTGGCTGATCGGCGTCGCCGGCATGGCGGCAGCGTTCCTGATCCTCTCGTTCTATTCGGAAGTGGTGGCGTGGGTGTTCGCCTATGTCTTCAAAGCCATTGGCGGCTCAATCCTCAGCAGCGATCGCCAAGTCACGGAGGCGGCTTTCACCTCCCTGATCAGCGATCCCCTGCAATCGCTGCTGTGGCAATGGGCGGTGCTGGTGTTTATTGGCGGCATCCTGCTGATGGGTGTGACCAAAGGCATCGAAGGAATCGCCAAGAAACTGATGCCGATATTGTTTTTTCTACTACTGGTGCTGTGCGCGGTCAGTCTTTCGCTCGACAAGGCGGCAGACGGCCTTGCCTTCCTGTTCCGTCCGGACTTTAGCAAGATTACGGCCGGTGTCATCCTCACGGCGATGGGCCTGGCATTCTTCAAACTGTCGCTGGGCATGGGGACGATGATGACCTACGGCTCCTACTTCCGCGACGACCAGAACATTCCGCAAACAACGCTGCGCGTGATGGCGGCCGATCTATGCGTCTCGATGCTGGCCGGGATCGCCATCTTTCCGGCGGTCTTCACGTTCGGTTTCGAGCCGGCCGCCGGCCCGGCGCTGGTGTTCATCACCATTCCGGCCGTGTTCTCGCAGATTCCCGGCGGCCACCTGCTGATGATCGCCTTCTTTGTGCTGGCCGCGGTAGCCGCGACCGGTGCGATGCTGTCGCTGATGGAGGTGCCGGTGGTGATCCTGCATGAGCGCCTCGGCATGAGCCGCGCGAAGGCGACGTTGCTGACCATCGCCATCCTGATGCTGCTCGGCTCGACCTGCGCGTTGACCAACAATGTACTGGCCGACTTCAAACTGTTCGGCATGAACATGTTCGACCTGTTCGACTTTGTGTCCTCCAACGTGCTGCTGCCGCTGGGCGGCATAGCGCTGGCCTTGTTCGTCGGCTGGGCCTGGGGCCCCGACCGGTTCGCGCATGCGCTGTCGAATCACGGCGCGCTGGCCAACCAGGCCACCGCGCGCGTGGTGTTTTTTCTGCTGCGTTATGTGTCGCCGCTGCTGATCCTGCTCGTCATGCTCAAGGGGCTGAATTTGCTGTAATCGGCAACACAGCCTTTACCTATTCCTGCGACCAGACGGCAACGCTTTCACCCGGCAAAATACTTGCCGCCGGGACGCTCGTGCCGCCCGTGGTCGCGGGAACGCTCATGCGCTGGACCAGGGCATATCCGGTGGCGCCGTTGGCGCGCACATAGCTGTATGCGAAGAAATAGAAATCCAGGTTATTCGCGGAGTCATGCAGCATCTGGCCTTTCAGACCCGCGTTCACGGTCGCCGCGTCGATCTTGCTCACGCCGGCAGCAGAAGTGAATGTAGCGTTGCCAGCGCTATCGAAACTGATCGATTGCCGAACGCTGTTGATGGCGCAATCCTCGCGGTACGTCGCCAGGGTTTGGCCCGCCAGTTCCGAGGCGGCGCCGAGCTGCCGCGCCGCGCGCGCCACCAGCACGTCGGTGGCGTCGGGAACCGAGGTGGTGCCCGTCGCAGGCCGGCACAACATTGTCACCGCAGGCATCAAGCCGCCTCCCTGGATAGTGGAGCTGGTGATAAAAGTAGAAGCGTACTGGATCTGATTCGCGGCGCCGCGCGTCCAGCCGACGGTTGTTTGCCCCAGCCCATAAATCAGGCTGCCGGCCGTGGCGGGGGGAGCGACGCCTCCCGCCGAGTAGCTGAAGCGCGCGGAATAGGATGGCGTGCCGGTCGGACGTTGCGCCGTGCTGAACCCGGAGTAACGCACGATCGTCGGGTATGCTCCAGGCCCCTGTATCGAGGCAACATATTCGTCGATCTGCGCCTGGTAGGCGGCCATGTCCGTTGTGGCTGTGATCGCGCTAAGAAGATCGCGTGCGCCCTGCAGGATGGAATCGCCGGCATAGGCGGCGCTCTCGGCCGGGGTATCCAGCGCGGCCGTGACAGCGGTGGCGCCCTGCGTTTTCTTCGTGATCATCATCGCGTCGCTGCCCTGCGCACCGTTCAGGATGACCAGCGCAATTTGCGCGCGCGTGAATTTTCCGCCATCGACAAGCGCACTCCAGTAGTCATTTCCGGTTGATTCAGCGATGCGATTAAACGCGTTGAGATAGACGGCGTTGACAAAGGCCGCGCTGGTGCCGGAGGTGACATCCTGCGCCTCGACGCTCAGGGCGAAGGCGTCGACCATTTGCTTGACACCGTCATTGGTCGCATAGCTCGACGCGAGACCTAGCAACGTCAGCGGCATATTGGCATTGCTGAACTGCTGTCCCCAAAACGCCAATCCCGCCGGGTCGGCCGGGCGGCCGTAGAAGCCGAGATAGATTTGCTGCAGCAGCGGTGTATAAACCGAAGCGGCCTGCTGCGCGGCCTGTGGCGAGACCACGGTGGCTCCCGATGAAAGCAACGCCGCCTTTTGCCCGGTGGTTTCCGTGTCCGAGCCACCGCAAGCGCTCAACGCCGCGCCCACTACGCAAAGACATGCAACTTTCGATGGGATCTTCATGAGGTCATCTCCAATTATCAAGGAGAAAATGATACCATTTTTGCAACCGCGAGAGCGAAATAAAAATACCCCGCCGGCGTCATGCGCGGCGGGCGCCCTGGGGTCCTCGTCAGAACCAGGTCTCGACCTGGAAGCCGACCGAGGTCCCGCTGGTGCGGTTGTTATACACCGGGCCGCTGCTGTTGGCGGCGTTCACGGACGCGGTCGCCGCGTCGTTCCACTTGCCGTACGTGACGAAGGCGCGCAGTTCGGGGCGCGCCCACAGACCGGGCCCGGCCGAGATGGTCGGCGCGAACGTCACTTTGGTCAACCGCTGCGCCGCGCCGCCGGTCGGCGAAGTCACGCGGTCGGTGCCCAGCTCCATCACCAGTTTGAAGTTCTTGGTCAGCGCGTAGACCGGGCGCACGCCCAGCGATGTCCAGGTGCTCGAACCGATCGCGTCGGATTTGTCCTTCTGCACCAGCGCCACCATTTCCACGCCGAAGTTCCAGGTGGGCTGGATCCACAGGTTGTCGAACACACGCATGCGCGTCACGTCCGATCCCAGCAGCGTGCTGCCGGCCGACCCCATGCCGCCATGGTCGCCGCCGATGCCGGTGCCCGGCCCCACGCCGTACTGCACGCCGAAGTTGTTGGCGCCGCCAAACACGTCAGCCTGCTTGTGGAAGGCCGACAGTTGCCAGCCGTTGTGACGGGCGCCCAAGGTCTCGTCGCCCTGCGCCGTGATGATGGACGCGGCCATGTCGATGGTGCCGCCGGCGTTGACCGGCAAGTCCTGGTACATCAGGTTCTGGCGGGTGGCGGCGGTGGAGCCGAGCACGGCGCCGTTCGGCGCGATGGCGTTGATATCGTTGTCCTTGAAAAAGGCGTATGAGATCTTGCCGGGGCCGGCCTGGATCTTGTCGAGGCCCGCGCCGGTGCCGCTGAAATTAATGTACTGGAAATCCATCATGTGGATATCGGGACGGTTGTAGTAGCGCTTGCCGATCCAGGCCGTGCCCCCGTGCAGGAAGTCCAGGCCCTTGGCCTCGACGTAGCCCTTCAAGATATCGAACTCGGCGTCGCGGAAGCCGGACTTGTTGCCGTAGGCGATCACCCACAGGGTGGCGACGTAGCGCACGCCATCCGATTCGGCGATCTCCTTGGTGTAGCCGCCTTCGAAGTCGGAATCGCACTCGTTGCCCAGCCGGTATTTGCGGGTGCTGCCGCCCAGGCCATAGCAGCCTTGCGGTCCGCGATCGCCGTTAAGCGAGGTGCCGGCGCCCACGCGCAGATAGCCGTGGAAGCCTTCGGCGTCCTGCCCGGCCTGGGCAGCGGCGGTGCCGCTCGCGACGCCAAGCGCCAGCACCATAGCCATCGGCAGCGCCGCTTTTTGCATTTGATTTTTCATGTTTGTCTCCGGTTTTATCGTTTTTTTGTTTTCGACGGACGTAGGGGTGCCGCCGGAGCGCCGTCGAGGAGCGCTCCGCTGTTTGCCACTGCGGGAAAAAGAACGAGCGTCTAGCTCATGACACTGCCGCCGTCGACGTTGAGCGTCTGGGCGGTGATGTAGGCCGAGTCGTCGCTGGCCAGGAAGATCGCGGCGCCGACCAGGTCCGCCGGTGTGCCCATGCGCCCCAGCGGCACGGCCAGGCCCACGGCTTTCTTCTTCTCGCCCGGCTGCAAACCTTCGTAGCGGGCGAACAGGGAATCGACATGGTTCCACATCGGCGTGTCGACCACGCCCGGCGCGATGCCGTTGACGCGGATGCCGTAGGGCGCCATGGCCAGCGCGGCCGACTGGGTGTAACTGATTACGGCAGCCTTGCTGGCGCAGTAATGCGCCACCAGCGCCTCGCCACGGCGGCCGGCCTGCGACGCCAGGTTGACGATGGCGCCGGTGCGGCCGGCGTCGCGCATGCTTTGAAGGACCCGCTGCATGACGAGGAACATGCCCTTGACGTTGACATCGAACAGGCGCTGGTACATGTCCAGATCCGATTCCAGCAGCGGCGCCATGTCAAACACGGCGGCGTTGTTGAACAGGATGTCGATGGGACCGAAGCGGCCCTGGGCCGCGGCCAGCAGCGCGCCGACCGATTCGGCGCTGGTGACGTCGGCCTGCACGTACTGCAGCTGCGCGGGATGGCGCGCCATCACCTCGGCCAGCGCGGGCGGCGCTTGCGGCGCCAGGTCGGCCACGGTGCAGCTGGCGCCTTCGGCCAGGTAGCCCTCGGCCACCGCGAGGCCGATGCCGCCACCGGCGCCGGTCAACAACGCATGCCGGGAAGCGAGACGATTCATGCGGATCTCCTTTCGTTATAGTCGATACAGTCATCTGCATCGTGAAAGAAAGTCTAGCAGCGGCCCCTCGGCAAAATCGATACTGCAAGCGCGATAATCGATACTCTTATACCTGTCAGGCGCCGAATCGTCCCGACGCCTGCTGGCGGAACTCCTTGGGCGTCATGCCCTTCAGCTCCAGGAAGCGGCGGTTGAAATTGGCGACGTTGTTAAAGCCGGCGTCGTAGCAGATGTTGGTGACATAGCGCTCCGTTTCCATCAGCAGCTGGCAGGCCTTGTTGACGCGCAGGCGGTTGACGAAATCGGTGAAGCTGTTGCCGGTGGCGGTGCGGAAGAAGCGCGTGAACATGCGCTCGGACATGCCCAGTTGCCGCGCCAGGTCGCCCATCGAAAACTGGCTGCTGAAATTCTGCACGATGAAGTCGACTGCGGAGCTGATGCGCGCCAGCGCGTCGTCGTCGTCGAACGACTGCATCGGCACGGTCGACAGCAGCTGGTAGTCGCTGCTGTCGGCCAGCTCGCCCAGCAAGGTGAGGAACTCGATGAAACGCGGCAGGCCCTTGCCGTCGCGGATGCGGATGAAGCGCTGCCTTGCCTGTTCGCTGATGCCGAAGAACTCGATGCCGTGGGTGGCGCGCTGCAGCAGCGGCATGATGCTCTTAACTTCGGGAATGGCGCCGGCCATCTGCTCCAGCGGCGCGTGGGTGAACTGAATCACCATGTCGCGCAACTTGACGCCTTCGGCGGGAGTGTCCAGCGACACCCAGTTGTGCGGAATGCGCGGCGCCGTCAGTACCAGATGGCCGGGGGAGAACTGGCCGATATAGTCGCCCACGAACACCTTGCCGCTGCTGGCGCAAATCAGGTGCAGCTCGTACTCGTCGTGGTAGTGCCAGCGTACCAGGGAGCTGGGGAAGCCATGCTCCAGGTAGCGGATAAAACCATATCGTCCATTCGGCTCGAACCCCTCGCTCGCGTCGCGCGCGCAATCGTGTTCCAGCTCCAGTGTGCGGTGTATGCTCTTGGGTGGCATGTCGCTGTCCTCCTCTCCTCGGTATGTGCTGCGCCAAATGAGTATAGCAAAGCCGATCCGCCTCAAAACAATGGCTGAACCTTCCGGTACAAGTCGCGGAATCGCTCGTGGCGCGGCAGCAGCTGCGCGCGCCAATCGGGTTCCGGCGCGATCACCTCCAGCACCGGCGGCGCCACGCATACCCGCGCCACATCAAGACCGGGATCGGCGGCCAACATCGCCAGCCGGGCCGCGCCCAACGCCGCGCCGACGTGCGCGCCGGCATTGAGCGTCAGCGGCACATCGAGCGCGCTGGCCAGCAGCCGCGCCCAGTATCGGCTTCGGCTGCCGCCGCCCACCAGTGCCGCCGTGCGCATGTCGCCGCCGGCGTCGCGCAGCGCCAGGTAGCTGTCGCGCAGGCCGAACGCAACGCCCTCCAGTACCGAGTAGCCTAGCGACGCGCGGTCGGTGTCGTGCCGCAGGCCGAGCCACACGCCGCTGGCCAGCGGATCGTTGTGCGGCGTGCGCTCGCCCGACAGGTACGGCAGGAACAATGGCGCGGTCGCGCGCACTCCCGGTCCCGCGCTTTCGATTTCCTCCAGCAGCGCCGCCTCGTCGGCGGCATGCGTCAGCGCCGTCACCCAGCGCAGGCAGCTGGCGGCCGACAGCATCACGCCCATCTGATGCCATTGCCCGGGCAGCGCGTGGCAAAAGGTGTGCAGGCCCTGCGCGGGATTCGGCCGGTAGGCATCGCTGGCGGCGAAGAAAACGCCCGAGGTGCCCAGCGAGATGAAGGTGTCGCCCGGCGCCGCGACGCCCATGCCCACCGCGCTGGCCGCGTTGTCGCCGGCGCCGCCGGCCACCACCACCGGCGTCGCGATGCCCCATCCGCGCGCCAACTCCGCGCGCAGCATGCCGCCCGGCGCCGTGCCCTCCACCAGACGTGGCATGTGGGCGCGGGACAAGCCGCAGGCCTCGAGCATTGTGTCGGACCAGTCGCGCCGCGCTACATCCAGCCACAAGGTGCCGGAAGCGTCGGACATGTCGGAGATGAACTCGCCCGTCAGCAGGTAGCGCAGGTAGTCCTTGGGCAGCAGCACCGTGGCGATGCGGGCGAACAGCTCAGGCTCGTGGCGCGCCACCCACAGCAGCTTGGGCGCGGAAAAGCCGGGCATGGCGAGGTTGCCGGTGATATGGCGCAGTTCCGGCGCGCGCCGTTCCAGCTCCGCGCATTCGGCGCCGGCCCGGGTATCGTTCCACAGGATGGCCGGACGCAGCACCCGGCCCGAAGCGTCCAGCAGCACCGTGCCGTGCATCTGGCCGGACAGGCCGATGCCGCGCAGCGCCGCCATCCCCTGGGGATGCTCGCGGACGATGGCGTCGATCGCGGTCCGGGTGGCGAGCCACCAGTCGGCCGGGTCCTGCTCCGACCATTGCGGCATCGGCCGGCTGATCGCCAGTGGCGCGTGCGCGCTGGCGACGGTGCGTTGCTCCGCGTCGATCAGCAGCACCTTCACCTCCGAAGTGCCCAGGTCTATGCCCAGATACATGGTCCTACTCCTTCGT is part of the Oxalobacteraceae bacterium OTU3CAMAD1 genome and encodes:
- a CDS encoding L-iditol 2-dehydrogenase — protein: MNRLASRHALLTGAGGGIGLAVAEGYLAEGASCTVADLAPQAPPALAEVMARHPAQLQYVQADVTSAESVGALLAAAQGRFGPIDILFNNAAVFDMAPLLESDLDMYQRLFDVNVKGMFLVMQRVLQSMRDAGRTGAIVNLASQAGRRGEALVAHYCASKAAVISYTQSAALAMAPYGIRVNGIAPGVVDTPMWNHVDSLFARYEGLQPGEKKKAVGLAVPLGRMGTPADLVGAAIFLASDDSAYITAQTLNVDGGSVMS
- a CDS encoding DUF4214 domain-containing protein yields the protein MKIPSKVACLCVVGAALSACGGSDTETTGQKAALLSSGATVVSPQAAQQAASVYTPLLQQIYLGFYGRPADPAGLAFWGQQFSNANMPLTLLGLASSYATNDGVKQMVDAFALSVEAQDVTSGTSAAFVNAVYLNAFNRIAESTGNDYWSALVDGGKFTRAQIALVILNGAQGSDAMMITKKTQGATAVTAALDTPAESAAYAGDSILQGARDLLSAITATTDMAAYQAQIDEYVASIQGPGAYPTIVRYSGFSTAQRPTGTPSYSARFSYSAGGVAPPATAGSLIYGLGQTTVGWTRGAANQIQYASTFITSSTIQGGGLMPAVTMLCRPATGTTSVPDATDVLVARAARQLGAASELAGQTLATYREDCAINSVRQSISFDSAGNATFTSAAGVSKIDAATVNAGLKGQMLHDSANNLDFYFFAYSYVRANGATGYALVQRMSVPATTGGTSVPAASILPGESVAVWSQE
- the xylB gene encoding xylulokinase — translated: MYLGIDLGTSEVKVLLIDAEQRTVASAHAPLAISRPMPQWSEQDPADWWLATRTAIDAIVREHPQGMAALRGIGLSGQMHGTVLLDASGRVLRPAILWNDTRAGAECAELERRAPELRHITGNLAMPGFSAPKLLWVARHEPELFARIATVLLPKDYLRYLLTGEFISDMSDASGTLWLDVARRDWSDTMLEACGLSRAHMPRLVEGTAPGGMLRAELARGWGIATPVVVAGGAGDNAASAVGMGVAAPGDTFISLGTSGVFFAASDAYRPNPAQGLHTFCHALPGQWHQMGVMLSAASCLRWVTALTHAADEAALLEEIESAGPGVRATAPLFLPYLSGERTPHNDPLASGVWLGLRHDTDRASLGYSVLEGVAFGLRDSYLALRDAGGDMRTAALVGGGSRSRYWARLLASALDVPLTLNAGAHVGAALGAARLAMLAADPGLDVARVCVAPPVLEVIAPEPDWRAQLLPRHERFRDLYRKVQPLF
- a CDS encoding AraC family transcriptional regulator — its product is MPPKSIHRTLELEHDCARDASEGFEPNGRYGFIRYLEHGFPSSLVRWHYHDEYELHLICASSGKVFVGDYIGQFSPGHLVLTAPRIPHNWVSLDTPAEGVKLRDMVIQFTHAPLEQMAGAIPEVKSIMPLLQRATHGIEFFGISEQARQRFIRIRDGKGLPRFIEFLTLLGELADSSDYQLLSTVPMQSFDDDDALARISSAVDFIVQNFSSQFSMGDLARQLGMSERMFTRFFRTATGNSFTDFVNRLRVNKACQLLMETERYVTNICYDAGFNNVANFNRRFLELKGMTPKEFRQQASGRFGA
- a CDS encoding sodium-dependent transporter codes for the protein MTKQSIKRGGFSSSFGVLAATLGSAVGLGNIWKFPYLTGANGGAGFLLVYLLATLVIGLPVMIAEITMGRAAKANPITTLQQLAPTKMPWWLIGVAGMAAAFLILSFYSEVVAWVFAYVFKAIGGSILSSDRQVTEAAFTSLISDPLQSLLWQWAVLVFIGGILLMGVTKGIEGIAKKLMPILFFLLLVLCAVSLSLDKAADGLAFLFRPDFSKITAGVILTAMGLAFFKLSLGMGTMMTYGSYFRDDQNIPQTTLRVMAADLCVSMLAGIAIFPAVFTFGFEPAAGPALVFITIPAVFSQIPGGHLLMIAFFVLAAVAATGAMLSLMEVPVVILHERLGMSRAKATLLTIAILMLLGSTCALTNNVLADFKLFGMNMFDLFDFVSSNVLLPLGGIALALFVGWAWGPDRFAHALSNHGALANQATARVVFFLLRYVSPLLILLVMLKGLNLL
- a CDS encoding carbohydrate porin; its protein translation is MKNQMQKAALPMAMVLALGVASGTAAAQAGQDAEGFHGYLRVGAGTSLNGDRGPQGCYGLGGSTRKYRLGNECDSDFEGGYTKEIAESDGVRYVATLWVIAYGNKSGFRDAEFDILKGYVEAKGLDFLHGGTAWIGKRYYNRPDIHMMDFQYINFSGTGAGLDKIQAGPGKISYAFFKDNDINAIAPNGAVLGSTAATRQNLMYQDLPVNAGGTIDMAASIITAQGDETLGARHNGWQLSAFHKQADVFGGANNFGVQYGVGPGTGIGGDHGGMGSAGSTLLGSDVTRMRVFDNLWIQPTWNFGVEMVALVQKDKSDAIGSSTWTSLGVRPVYALTKNFKLVMELGTDRVTSPTGGAAQRLTKVTFAPTISAGPGLWARPELRAFVTYGKWNDAATASVNAANSSGPVYNNRTSGTSVGFQVETWF